From one Triticum urartu cultivar G1812 chromosome 3, Tu2.1, whole genome shotgun sequence genomic stretch:
- the LOC125548913 gene encoding putative CCR4-associated factor 1 homolog 4 — translation MNATRLGLVHAAGEDLNSMTVAQQYALLKPLQVGIAVCDHQGQQVGWEFNLRDFCRLADPHDQKALDYLADRGVDLDMLGALLMGSGLIGAGHGRPLSWITYAGAYHVAYLLKIVTGGAPRPHDVAGSWAACSITSA, via the coding sequence ATGAATGCAACGAGGCTTGGACTCGTCCACGCCGCCGGCGAGGACCTCAACAGCATGACGGTGGCGCAGCAGTACGCGCTCCTCAAGCCGCTCCAGGTCGGCATCGCCGTCTGCGACCACCAAGGCCAGCAGGTCGGCTGGGAGTTCAACCTCCGCGACTTCTGCCGCCTCGCCGACCCGCACGATCAAAAGGCCCTCGACTACCTTGCCGACCGCGGCGTCGACCTCGACATGCTCGGCGCGCTGCTCATGGGCTCCGGCCTCATCGGCGCCGGACACGGGCGGCCGCTGTCGTGGATCACCTACGCCGGTGCCTACCACGTAGCATACCTGCTCAAAATCGTCACGGGCGGCGCCCCGCGGCCGCACGACGTGGCCGGTTCGTGGGCGGCATGCAGTATTACCTCGGCCTGA